In one Nomascus leucogenys isolate Asia chromosome 13, Asia_NLE_v1, whole genome shotgun sequence genomic region, the following are encoded:
- the CEP250 gene encoding centrosome-associated protein CEP250 isoform X1, whose amino-acid sequence METRSPGLNNMKPQSLQLVLEEQVLALQQQMAENQAASWWKLKNSQEAQQRQATLVRKLQAKVLQYRSWCQELEKRLEATGGPIPQRWENVEEPNLDELLVRLEEEQQRCESLAEVNTQLRLHMEKVDVVNKALREDVEKLTVDWSRARDELMRKESQWRMEQEFFKGYLKGEHGRLLGLWREVVTFRRHFLEMKSATDRDLTELKAEHVRLSGSLLTCCLRLTVGARSREPNGSGRMDGQEPAQLLLLLAKTQELEKEAHERSQELIQLKSQGDLEKAELQDRVRTSGWRDLGTIPCAILMFLLASGCLTSRSSEAWKGLGQGFPSALGPPNTCSSLEMWVTELSALLTQSQKENEDYEKMVKALRETVEILETNHTELMEHEASLSRNMQEEKLSLQQVIKDITQVMVEEGDNIAQGSGHENSLELDSSIFSQFDYQDPDKAVTLVRSVLTRRRQAVQDLRQQLAGCQEAVNLLQQQHDQWEEEGKALRQRLQKLTGERDTLAGQTVDLQGEVDSLSKERELLQKAREELRQQLEVLEQEAWRLRRANVELQLQGDSAQGQKEEQREELHLAVRERERLQETLMGLEAKQSESLSELITLREALESSRLEGELLRQEQTEVTAALARAEQSIAELSSSENTLKTEVADLRAAAVKLSALNEALALDKVGLNQQLLQLEEENQSVCSRMEATEQARNALQVDLAEAEKRREALWEKNAHLEAQLQKAEEAGAELQADLRDIQEEKEEIQKKLSESRHQQEAATTQLEHLHQEAKRQEEVLARAVQEKEALVREKAALEVRLQAMERDQQDLAEQLQGLSSAKELLESSLFEAQQQNSVIEVTNGQLEFQIQTVTQAKEVIQGEVRCLKLKLDTERSQAEQERDAAARQLSRAEQEGKTALEQQKAAHEEEVNRLREKWEKERSWHQQELAKALESLEREKMELEMRLKEQQTEMEAIRAQREEERTQAESALCQMQLETEKDRVSLLETLLQTQKELADASQQLERLRQDMKVQKLKEQETTGTLQNQLQEAQRELKEAAQQHRDDLAALQEESSSLLQDKMDLQKQVEDLKSQLVAQDDSQRLVEQEVQEKLRETQEYNRIQKELEREKASLTLSLMEKEQRLLVLQEADSIRQQELSALRQDMQEAQGEQKELSAQMELLRQEVKEKEADFLAQEAQLLEELEASHITEQQLRASLWAQEAKAAQLQLRLCSTESQLEALATEQQPGNQAQAQLASLYSVLQQALGSVCESGPELSGGGDSAPSLWGLEPEQNGARSLFKRGPLLTALSAEAVASALHKLHQDLWKTQQTRDVLRDQVQKLEERLTDTEAEKSQVHTELQDLQRQLSQNQEEKSKWEGKQNSLESELMELHETMASLQSRLRRAELQRMEAQGERELLQAAKDNLTAQVEHLQAAVAEARAQASAAGVLEKDLRTARSALKLKNEEVESERERAQALQEQGELKVAQGKALQENLALLTQTLAEREGEVETLRGQIQELEKQREMQKAALELLSLDLKKRNQEVDLQQEQIQELEKCRSVLEHLPMAVQEREQKLTVQREQIRELEKDRETQRNVLEHQLLELEKKDQMIESQRGQVQDLKKQLVTLECLALELEENHHKMECQQKLIEELEGQRETQRVALTHLTLDLEERSQELQAQSSQIHDLESHSTLLARELQERDQEVKSQREQMEELRRQKEHLTQDLDRRDQELMLQKERIQVLEDQRTRQTKILEEDLEQIKLSLRERGRELATQRQLMQERAEEGKGPSKAQRGSLEHMKLILRDKEKEVECQQEHIHELQELKDQLEQQLQGLHRKVGETSLLLSQREQEIVILQQQLQEAREQGELKEQSLQSQLDEAQRALAQRDQELEVLQQEQQQAQGQEESVKEKANALQGALEQAHVTLKERHGELQDHKEQARRLEEELAVEGRRVQALEEVLGDLRAESREQEKALLALQQQCAEQAQEHEVETRTLQDSWLQAQAVLKERDQELEALRAESQSSRHQEEAARAQAEALQEALGKAHAALQGKEQHLLEQAELSRSLEASTATLQAALDACQAHTRQLEEALRTREGEIHDQDLRYQEDVQQLQQALAQRDEELRHQQEQGQLLEKSLAQRVQENMIQEKQNLGQEREEEEIRGLRQSVRELQLTLAQKEQEILELRETQQRNNLEALPHSHKASPVEEQSPKLDSLEPRLQRELEWLQAALRQTEAREIEWREKAQDLALSLAQTKASVSSLQEVAMFLQASVLERDSEQQRLQDELELTRRALEKERLHSPVATSKAELGSRGEQGVQLGEVSGVEAEPSPAGMEKQSWRQRLEHLQQAVAQLEIDRSRLQRHNVQLRSTLEQVERERRKLKREAMRAAQAGSLEISKAMASSPIQQDGRGGQKNSDAKYVAELQKEVALLRAQLTLERKQKQDYIARSVQTSRELADLHHSLSHSLLAVAQAPEATVLEAETRRLDESLTQSLTSPGPVLLHPSPSTTQAASR is encoded by the exons ATGGAGACAAGAAGCCCTGGGTTGAACAACATGAAGCCCCAGTCACTGCAGCTGGTACTGGAAGAGCAGGTGCTGGCACTACAGCAGCAGATGGCAGAGAATCAGGCAGCCTCCTGGTGGAAGCTGAAGAACTCCCAGGAGGCCCAGCAGAGACAAGCAACCCTTGTGAGGAAGCTGCAGGCCAAG GTGCTGCAGTACCGGAGCTGGTGCCAAGAGCTGGAGAAGCGGCTGGAAGCCACTGGA GGACCAATCCCCCAGAGGTGGGAAAATGTGGAGGAGCCAAACCTGGACGAGCTACTGGTCCGATTGGAGGAGGAGCAACAGAG GTGTGAGAGTCTAGCAGAGGTGAACACCCAGCTTCGACTGCACATGGAAAAAGTTGACGTGGTGAATAAAGCCCTTAGGGAAGATGTGGAAAAACTGACAGTGGACTGGAGCCGGGCCCGGGATGAGCTAATGAGGAAGGAGAGCCAGTGGCGGATGGAGCAGGAG TTCTTCAAGGGCTACCTGAAAGGGGAGCACGGTCGCCTTCTCGGTCTATGGCGGGAGGTTGTGACGTTCCGACGCCACTTCCTGGAAATGAAGTCAGCTACTGACAG AGATCTGACGGAGCTAAAAGCTGAGCACGTGAGGCTTTCAGGGTCTCTGTTGACCTGTTGTCTGCGCTTGACTGTGGGAGCACGGTCTCGGGAACCCAATGGATCTGGAAGAATGGATGGGCAGGAGCCGGcccagctgctgctgctactagccaagacccaggagctggagaaggaAGCCCATGAAAGGAGCCAGGAGTTAATACAGCTGAAGAGTCAAGGGGATCTGGAGAAGGCTGAACTTCAGGACCG AGTCAGAACCTCGGGCTGGAGGGACCTTGGGACTATCCCATGTGCAATTCTGATGTTCTTATTGGCTTCAGGGTGCTTGACTTCAAGATCAAGCGAGGCCTGGAAGGGCCTGGGCCAGGGCTTTCCTTCAGCTCTCGGGCCCCCAAACACGTGTTCCAGCCTTGAGATGTG GGTGACCGAGCTCTCTGCTCTGTTGACCCAGTCtcagaaggaaaatgaagatTATGAAAAGATGGTAAAGGCTCTGAGAGAGACAGTGGAGATCCTG GAGACAAATCACACAGAATTAATGGAACATGAAGCATCTCTTAGTAGGAATATGCAAGAGGAGAAGTTGTCTTTACAGCAGGTGATCAAGGATATAACCCAG GTCATGGTAGAGGAAGGGGACAATATAGCCCAAGGCTCTGGTCATGAGAACTCTTTGGAATTGGACTCTAGTATCTTCTCCCAGTTTGATTACCAGGATCCAGACAAGGCTGTTACTCTGGTGCGTTCAGTGCTGACTCGGAGACGCCAGGCTGTGCAG GACCTAAGGCAGCAGCTTGCAGGCTGTCAAGAGGCTGTGAACTTGTTGCAACAGCAGCATGATCAGTGGGAGGAAGAGGGCAAAGCCCTGAGACAGCGGCTGCAAAAGCTCACTGGGGAGCGGGACACTCTGGCAGGGCAGACTGTGGACCTCCAGGGAGAGGTGGACTCTCTCAGCAA GGAGCGAGAGCTGCTGCAGAAGGCCAGGGAAGAGCTGCGGCAGCAGCTGGAGGTGCTAGAGCAGGAGGCGTGGCGCCTGCGGAGGGCAAATGTGGAGCTTCAGCTGCAGGGGGACTCTGCCCAGGGCCAGAAGGAAGAGCAGCGGGAGGAGCTGCACCTGGCTGTCCGGGAGAGGGAGCGTCT TCAGGAGACGCTGATGGGCCTGGAAGCCAAACAGTCAGAATCACTCAGTGAACTGATCACTCTTCGGGAAGCACTAGAGTCAAGTCGCCTGGAAGGGGAGTTACTGAGGCAAGAGCAAACGGAAGTGACCGCAGCGCTGGCTAGG GCAGAGCAGTCAATTGCAGAGCTGTCGAGTTCTGAAAACACCCTGAAGACAGAAGTAGCTGATCTTCGGGCTGCAGCTGTCAAGCTCAGTGCCTTAAATGAGGCTTTGGCATTAGATAAAGTTGGGCTGAACCAGCAGCTTCTCCAG TTAGAGGAGGAGAACCAGTCTGTGTGCAGCAGAATGGAGGCCACAGAGCAGGCGAGAAATGCTTTGCAGGTGGACCTGGCGGAggcagagaagaggagggaagcCCTGTGGGAAAAGAACGCTCACCTGGAGGCTCAGCTGCAGAAAgctgaggaggctggggctgagcTGCAGGCAGATCTCAGGGACAtccaagaagagaaggaagaaattcaaaagaaactaAGTGAG TCACGTCACCAGCAGGAGGCAGCCACGACTCAGCTGGAGCACCTACATCAGGAGGCAAAGCGACAGGAAGAAGTGCTTGCCAGGGCAGTCCAGGAGAAGGAGGCCCTAGTACGAGAGAAAGCGGCTCTAGAGGTGCGGCTGCAGGCCATGGAGCGTGACCAGCAGGACCTCGCTGAACAACTGCAGGGGCTCAG CTCAGCCAAGGAGCTACTGGAGAGCAGTCTGTTTGAAGCCCAGCAACAAAATTCTGTGATAGAGGTCACCAATGGGCAGCTGGAGTTCCAGATTCAAACTGTCACTCAAGCCAAGGAAGTAATCCAAG GGGAAGTGAGGTGCCTGAAGCTGAAACTGGACACTGAACGGAGCCAGGCAGAGCAGGAGCGGGATGCTGCAGCCAGACAGCTGTCCCGGGCTGAGCAAGAAGGGAAGACTGCCTTGGAGCAGCAGAAGGCAGCCCATGAGGAGGAGGTGAACCGGCTCCGGGAGAAATGG GAGAAGGAGCGCTCCTGGCACCAGCAGGAGCTGGCAAAGGCTCTGGAGAGcttagaaagggaaaaaatggagCTGGAAATGAGGCTAAAGGAGCAGCAGACAGAAATGGAGGCCATCCGGGCCCAGAGGGAAGAAGAACGGACCCAGGCAGAGAGTGCCCTATGCCAG ATGCAGCTGGAAACAGAGAAGGACAGAGTATCCCTCCTGGAGACACTGCTGCAGACCCAGAAGGAGCTAGCAGATGCCAGCCAACAACTGGAACGACTGAGGCAGGACATGAAAGTCCAGAAATTAAAGGAGCAG GAGACCACTGGGACACTACAGAACCAGCTCCAGGAGGCTCAGCGGGAGCTGAAGGAGGCAGCCCAGCAGCACAGAGATGACCTTGCTGCCCTCCAAGAAGAGAGCAGCTCCCTGCTGCAGGATAAGATGGACCTGCAGAAGCag GTGGAGGACTTGAAGTCTCAGCTGGTGGCCCAGGATGACTCCCAGAGGCTGGTGGAGCAGGAGGTTCAGGAGAAGCTGAGAGAGACCCAGGAGTATAACCGAATTCAGAAggagctggagagagagaaagccag CCTGACTCTGTCACTGATGGAAAAGGAACAGAGACTCCTTGTTTTACAAGAAGCTGACTCTATTCGACAACAAGAGCTGAGCGCCCTGCGCCAGGACATGCAGGAGGCCCAGGGAGAACAGAAAGAGCTCAGTGCCCAG ATGGAATTACTAAGGCAAGAGGTGAAGGAAAAGGAGGCTGACTTTCTGGCCCAGGAAGCACAGCTGCTGGAGGAGCTAGAGGCGTCTCATATCACGGAGCAGCAGCTGCGAGCTTCCTTGTGGgcccaggaagccaaggcagccCAACTACAGCTGCGACTGTGCAGCACAGAGAGCCAGCTAGAAGCACTGGCCACAGAGCAGCAGCCCGGGaaccaggcccaggcccagctgGCCAGCCTCTACTCTGTCCTGCAGCAGGCCCTGGGGTCTGTTTGTGAGAGCGGGCCTGAGCTGAGTGGTGGGGGAGACTCTGCTCCTTCCCTCTGGGGCCTTGAGCCAG AACAGAATGGAGCTAGGAGCCTCTTTAAGAGAGGGCCCCTGCTGACTGCTCTCTCTGCTGAGGCAGTAGCATCTGCCCTCCACAAGCTTCATCAAGACTTGTGGAAGACTCAACAGACCCGG GATGTTCTGAGGGATCAGGTCCAGAAACTGGAAGAGCGTCTAACTGATACTGAGGCTGAGAAGAGCCAGGTCCACACAGAGTTGCAGGATCTGCAGAGACAGCTCTCCCAGAATCAGGAAG AGAAATCCAAGTGGGAAGGAAAGCAGAACTCCCTAGAATCTGAGCTGATGGAACTACATGAAACTATGGCATCCTTACAGAGTCGCCTGCGGAGAGCAGAACTACAGCGAATGGAAGCCCAG GGTGAGCGAGAGTTACTTCAGGCAGCCAAGGACAATCTGACAGCCCAGGTGGAACACCTGCAAGCAGCTGTTGCAGAAGCCAGGGCTCAGGCAAGTGCTGCTGGCGTCCTGGAAAAAGACCTGAGAACGGCTCGCTCAGCATTGAAGCTGAAAAATGAGGAGGTGGAGAGTGAGCGTGAGAGAGCCCAAGCTCTGCAAGAGCAGGGCGAGCTGAAGGTGGCCCAAGGGAAGGCTCTGCAAGAGAATTTGGCCCTCCTGACCCAGACTCTagctgaaagagaaggagaggtgGAGACTCTGCGGGGACAAATCCAGGAACTGGAGAAGCAACGGGAAATGCAAAAGGCTGCTTTGGAATTGCTGTCTCTGGACCTGAAGAAGAGGAACCAAGAGGTAGATCTGCAGCAAGAACAGATTCAGGAGCTAGAGAAGTGTAGGTCTGTTTTAGAGCATCTGCCCATGGCCGTCCAGGAGCGAGAGCAGAAGCTGACTGTGCAGAGAGAGCAGATCAGAGAGCTTGAGAAGGATCGGGAGACTCAGAGGAACGTCTTAGAGCATCAGCTTCTAGAACTTGAGAAGAAAGACCAAATGATTGAGTCCCAGAGAGGACAGGTTCAGGATCTGAAAAAGCAGTTGGTTACTCTGGAATGCCTGGCCCTGGAACTGGAGGAAAACCATCACAAGATGGAGTGCCAGCAAAAACTGATTGAGGAGCTGGAGGGCCAGAGGGAAACCCAGAGAGTGGCTTTGACCCACCTTACGCTGGACCTAGAAGAAAGGAGCCAGGAGCTGCAGGCACAAAGCAGCCAGATCCATGACCTGGAGAGCCACAGCACCCTTCTGGCAAGAGAGCTGCAGGAGAGGGACCAGGAGGTGAAGTCTCAGCGAGAACAGATGGAGGAGCTGCGGAGGCAGAAAGAGCATCTGACTCAGGATCTCGACAGGAGAGACCAGGAGCTGATGCTGCAGAAGGAGAGGATTCAGGTTCTCGAGGATCAAAGGACCCGGCAGACCAAGATCCTGGAGGAGGACCTGGAACAGATCAAGCTGTCCTTGAGAGAGCGAGGCCGGGAGCTGGCCACTCAGAGGCAGCTGATGCAGGAACgggcagaggaagggaagggcCCGAGTAAAGCACAGCGCGGGAGCCTAGAGCACATGAAGCTGATTCTGCGTGATAAGGAGAAGGAGGTGGAATGTCAGCAGGAGCATATCCACGAACTCCAGGAGCTCAAGGACCAGCTGGAGCAGCAGCTCCAGGGCCTGCACAGGAAGGTAGGTGAGACCAGCCTCCTCCTGTCCCAGCGAGAGCAGGAAATAGTGATCCTGCAGCAGCAACTGCAGGAAGCCAGGGAACAAGGGGAGCTGAAGGAGCAGTCACTTCAGAGTCAACTGgatgaggcccagagagcccTAGCCCAGAGGGACCAGGAACTGGAGGTTCTGCAGCAAGAACAGCAGCAGGCCCAGGGACAGGAGGAGAGTGTGAAGGAAAAGGCAAACGCCCTCCAGGGAGCTCTGGAGCAAGCCCATGTGACACTGAAGGAGCGTCACGGAGAGCTTCAGGACCACAAAGAACAGGCACGAAGGCTCGAGGAAGAGCTGGCAGTGGAGGGACGGCGGGTCCAGGCCCTGGAGGAGGTGCTGGGAGACCTAAGGGCTGAGTCTCGGGAGCAGGAGAAAGCTCTGTTGGCCCTCCAGCAGCAGTGTGCTGAGCAGGCACAGGAGCATGAGGTGGAGACCAGGACCCTGCAGGACAGCTGGCTGCAGGCCCAGGCGGTGCTCAAGGAACGGGACCAGGAGCTGGAAGCTCTGCGGGCAGAAAGTCAGTCCTCCCGGCATCAGGAGGAGGCTGCTCGGGCCCAGGCTGAGGCTCTGCAGGAGGCCCTTGGCAAGGCTCATGCTGCCCTGCAGGGCAAAGAGCAGCATCTCCTCGAGCAGGCAGAATTGAGCCGCAGTCTGGAGGCCAGCACTGCCACCCTGCAAGCCGCCCTGGATGCCTGCCAGGCACACACTCGGCAGCTGGAGGAGGCCCTGAGGACACGAGAAGGTGAGATCCACGACCAGGATCTCCGATACCAGGAGGAcgtgcagcagctgcagcaggcaCTTGCCCAGAGGGATGAAGAGCTGAGACATCAGCAGGAACAGGGGCAGCTGCTGGAGAAGTCTCTGGCCCAGAGGGTCCAAGAGAATATGATCCAAGAGAAGCAGAATctggggcaggagagagaagaggaggagataaGGGGCCTTCGTCAGAGTGTAAGGGAGCTACAGCTGACTCTAGCCCAAAAGGAACAGGAGATTCTGGAGCTGAGGGAGACCCAGCAAAGGAACAACCTGGAAGCCTTACCCCACAGCCACAAAGCCTCCCCAGTGGAGGAACAATCTCCAAAACTTGATTCTTTAGAGCCCAGGCTGCAGCGGGAGCTGGAATGGCTACAGGCAGCCCTGAGACAGACAGAAGCCAGGGAGATTGAGTGGAGGGAGAAGGCCCAGGACTTGGCACTGTCCCTAGCGCAGACCAAGGCCAGTGTCAGCAGTCTGCAGGAGGTAGCCATGTTCCTACAAGCCTCTGTCCTGGAGCGGGACTCAGAACAGCAAAGGCTGCAG GATGAACTGGAGCTCACCAGACGGGCTCTGGAGAAGGAGCGGCTACACAGCCCAGTTGCGACCAGCAAAGCAGAACTGGGGTCCAGAGGGGAGCAGGGCGTGCAGCTAGGAGAG GTCTCAGGAGTAGAGGCTGAGCCTAGTCCTGCTGGAATGGAGAAGCAGTCATGGAGACAGAGGCTTGAACACCTGCAGCAAGCGGTGGCCCAGCTGGAGATTGACAGGAGCAGGCTGCAGCGCCACAATGTCCAGCTGCGGAGCACCTTGGAGCAG GTGGAGCGAGAACGGAGGAAGCTGAAGAGGGAGGCCATGCGTGCGGCCCAGGCAGGGTCCCTGGAGATCAGCAAGGCCATGGCTTCTTCACCCATACAGCAG GATGGGAGAGGAGGACAGAAGAACTCAGATGCCAAGTATGTGGCTGAACTGCAGAAAGAG GTGGCCCTGCTGCGAGCTCAGCTGACTTTGGAGCGGAAGCAGAAGCAGGACTACATCGCCCGCTCAGTACAGACCAGCCGTGAGCTAGCAGACCTGCACCACAGCCTCTCACACTCACTTCTTGCCGTGGCCCAGGCCCCTGAGGCCACTGTCCTGGAGGCAGAGACCCGCAGACTGGATGAGTCCCTGACTCAAAGTCTGACATCCCCAGGGCCAGTCCTGCTacaccccagccccagcactACCCAAGCCGCCTCCAGGTAG